The DNA sequence AAGCGAGCGCCGCGGGCGCGCCTCGAAGCGGTCGACGGACCGAACGACGTGCGGCAAGAAGAGCTGCCGAAAGGGTTGCTGCGACTGGTGCTGACCCTCGTCGGCCTGCTGCATGAGCTGTTGGAGAAGCAGGCTCTGCGCCGCGTCGAAAAGGGAGTACTGAGCGACGCGGAGATCGACGCGCTCGGCCGCGGGCTTCTGGCGCAGGCCCAGGAGATCGAGACGCTCCGCCGTCTGTTCGGACTTGAGGGAGAAGATCTCGCGCTCCGTTTGGGAGCCGGCGCTTTCGAGCCCGCCACAACAGAAGAAAGAGGCGTGACATGACATCCATTTCCGATTCCCGCGCCGGCCTCACCCATGCGGTCGAGAGTACTAATCTCGCCGATCTGCTCGAGCGAATACTCGACAAGGGAATCGTCGTCGCGGGCGACATCAAGGTGAAGCTCGTCGAGGTCGAGCTTCTCACCGTCGAGCTGCGGCTGGTCATCTGCTCGGTCGATCGCGCGCGCGAACTC is a window from the Methylosinus sp. C49 genome containing:
- a CDS encoding gas vesicle protein, yielding MTSISDSRAGLTHAVESTNLADLLERILDKGIVVAGDIKVKLVEVELLTVELRLVICSVDRARELGLDWWNADSRKNGDFPLHDLESRLRRLEAGVPTEKETTPP